A window of the Hyphomicrobiales bacterium genome harbors these coding sequences:
- a CDS encoding ArsR family transcriptional regulator, producing MTEPVFNVLFLCTGNSARSILAEAILATEGEGRFRSFSAGSQPKGEPHPMALDLLNQLGHPTEGLRSKSWDEFAADGAPEMHFVFTVCDNAAGESCPVWPGQPMTAHWGIADPAAAEGSEAEKRAAFAEAYRLMANRIRAFTSLPVSSLDKLALKSRLIEIGHMDGASEGAAETAG from the coding sequence ATGACCGAACCCGTTTTCAACGTTCTCTTCCTGTGCACGGGCAACTCGGCCCGCTCGATCCTCGCCGAAGCCATCTTGGCGACGGAAGGTGAGGGCCGCTTCCGCTCCTTCTCCGCCGGTTCGCAGCCGAAGGGCGAGCCGCACCCGATGGCGCTCGATCTGTTGAACCAGCTCGGTCATCCGACCGAGGGCCTGCGTTCCAAGAGCTGGGACGAGTTCGCGGCTGACGGCGCGCCGGAGATGCACTTCGTCTTCACTGTGTGCGACAACGCCGCCGGCGAGTCCTGCCCGGTCTGGCCGGGACAGCCGATGACCGCCCATTGGGGCATCGCCGATCCGGCCGCAGCCGAAGGCAGCGAAGCAGAAAAGCGCGCCGCCTTTGCCGAGGCCTACCGGCTGATGGCGAACCGCATCAGGGCCTTCACCTCGCTCCCGGTTTCGAGCCTCGACAAGCTGGCGCTGAAGAGCCGGCTGATCGAGATCGGCCATATGGACGGTGCATCGGAAGGCGCTGCGGAAACCGCAGGCTGA
- a CDS encoding glutamate synthase → MSDPVIAQKAPYPVEVEEGKAYFWCACGRSKNQPFCDGSHAGTDFQPVRWKADASGRKFFCGCKMSKNQPFCDGTHSKL, encoded by the coding sequence ATGTCTGATCCCGTTATCGCCCAGAAGGCGCCGTATCCGGTCGAGGTCGAGGAAGGCAAAGCCTATTTCTGGTGCGCCTGTGGCCGGTCCAAGAACCAGCCGTTCTGTGATGGCTCGCACGCCGGCACCGATTTCCAGCCGGTTCGCTGGAAAGCCGACGCCTCCGGCCGCAAGTTCTTCTGCGGCTGCAAGATGAGCAAGAATCAGCCGTTCTGTGACGGAACGCACAGCAAGCTCTGA
- a CDS encoding transcriptional regulator, which produces MDTKAALDSLSALAQPTRLEAFRLLVKAGAEGMPAGTLAETLGAMPNTLSTHLGILTRAGLAVASREGRVIRYTAQMDGMRDLLAYLMEDCCNGNPDICNPLIETITCSC; this is translated from the coding sequence ATGGATACAAAAGCCGCCCTCGACTCGCTCTCCGCTCTCGCCCAGCCGACCCGGCTGGAGGCTTTCCGCCTGCTTGTGAAGGCGGGCGCCGAAGGTATGCCTGCCGGCACGCTCGCCGAAACGCTCGGGGCCATGCCGAACACGCTGTCGACCCATCTCGGCATTCTGACCCGCGCCGGGCTTGCCGTTGCCAGCCGCGAGGGCCGCGTCATCCGCTACACCGCCCAGATGGACGGTATGCGCGACCTGCTCGCCTACCTGATGGAGGATTGCTGCAACGGCAATCCCGACATCTGCAATCCGCTCATCGAAACCATCACCTGTTCCTGTTGA
- a CDS encoding glycine--tRNA ligase subunit beta, translating into MPDLLLELFCEEIPSRMQRRAATDLKKLVGDGLVDAGLAFEGAEAFATPRRLALHVAGVPARSPDTSEERKGPRVGAPEKALEGFLRAAGLASVDDAEIASDPKKGDFYVARIEKPGRTAEEVIAELVPNVIRKFPWPKSMRWGTGTLRFVRPLHGILCTFGPEHEETQVIDFEVDGIRSGNTTGGHRFLAPEAFAVKRFSDYVPALEKARVVLDLDRRKDIILHDARNQAMALGLELVEDAGLLEETAGLVEWPVVLVGTFDERFLEVPEEAVITSIRTHQKCFSLRDPKTGKLANKFVLVSNLEATDGGKAIVAGNQRVVRARLSDADFFWQTDLKTPLDERVSKLDAIIFHEKLGSQGERVKRLERLARAIAPKVGADPELAARAAHLAKADLVSDMVGEFPELQGLMGRYYALAQGEEAAVAAAIEEHYRPQGPSDAVPSDPVAIAVALADKLDILVGFWAIDEKPTGSKDPYALRRAALGIIRIVLEQNLRVPLHELGTHALRRTLTDIASARGHESIAELPFLKEGKGKSLAEEALSFLGRTAEKVLDSIGDKVPETPWESGLIGDLLSFFADRLKVQLRDEGARHDLVDAVFALDGQDDLWLVVRRIEALGKFLETDDGANLLAGYRRAANILKAEEKKDGRNFDGEPQTNLFAEEAEIALAKTIDTAKESVGEAVAKEDFAAAMTALAALRAPVDTFFDDILVNADDAAVRENRLRLLNEIREATATVADFDRIEA; encoded by the coding sequence ATGCCAGATCTTTTGCTTGAGCTTTTCTGCGAGGAGATTCCCTCGCGCATGCAGCGCCGCGCTGCGACCGACCTGAAGAAACTCGTCGGTGACGGGCTGGTCGATGCCGGTCTGGCGTTCGAGGGCGCCGAAGCGTTCGCGACGCCGCGCCGTCTGGCCCTCCACGTGGCCGGCGTTCCGGCCCGTTCGCCCGACACCAGCGAAGAGCGCAAGGGACCGCGCGTCGGCGCGCCGGAAAAGGCGCTTGAAGGCTTTCTGCGCGCAGCAGGTCTCGCCTCCGTCGATGACGCCGAGATCGCCTCCGATCCGAAAAAGGGCGATTTCTACGTCGCCCGCATCGAAAAGCCCGGCCGCACGGCGGAAGAAGTCATCGCCGAACTCGTGCCGAACGTGATCCGCAAGTTCCCCTGGCCGAAGTCGATGCGCTGGGGCACGGGCACGCTGCGTTTCGTCCGTCCACTGCACGGCATTCTGTGCACCTTCGGGCCGGAACACGAGGAAACGCAAGTCATCGACTTCGAGGTCGACGGGATCCGCTCCGGCAACACGACGGGTGGCCACCGCTTCCTCGCGCCCGAGGCCTTCGCCGTGAAGCGCTTTTCCGACTACGTGCCGGCGCTCGAGAAGGCCAGGGTCGTGCTCGACCTCGACCGCCGCAAGGACATCATCCTGCACGACGCCCGCAACCAGGCGATGGCGCTCGGCCTTGAACTGGTCGAGGATGCGGGCCTTCTGGAAGAAACCGCCGGCCTCGTCGAATGGCCGGTCGTGCTGGTCGGCACCTTCGACGAGCGCTTCCTCGAAGTGCCGGAAGAAGCCGTCATCACCTCGATCAGGACCCACCAGAAGTGCTTCTCGTTGCGCGATCCGAAGACCGGCAAGCTCGCCAACAAGTTCGTTCTGGTCTCGAATCTTGAAGCGACCGACGGCGGCAAGGCCATTGTCGCCGGCAACCAGCGCGTCGTGCGTGCCCGCCTGTCGGACGCCGATTTCTTCTGGCAGACCGATCTGAAGACGCCGCTCGACGAGCGCGTGTCGAAGCTCGACGCCATCATCTTCCATGAAAAGCTCGGCTCGCAGGGCGAGCGGGTGAAGCGGCTCGAACGTCTTGCTCGCGCCATTGCGCCGAAGGTCGGCGCCGATCCGGAGCTTGCCGCACGCGCCGCCCATCTGGCGAAGGCTGATCTCGTCTCCGACATGGTCGGCGAGTTCCCCGAGCTGCAGGGCCTGATGGGCCGCTACTACGCGCTGGCGCAGGGCGAGGAAGCCGCCGTCGCAGCCGCCATCGAAGAGCATTACCGCCCGCAGGGCCCGTCCGACGCCGTGCCGTCCGATCCGGTCGCGATCGCCGTCGCGCTCGCCGACAAGCTCGACATTCTGGTCGGCTTCTGGGCCATCGATGAAAAGCCGACCGGCTCGAAGGACCCTTACGCGCTGCGCCGCGCCGCACTCGGCATCATCCGCATCGTGCTGGAACAGAACCTTCGCGTGCCGCTGCACGAACTCGGCACCCATGCGCTGCGTCGCACGCTGACCGATATCGCCTCCGCGCGCGGCCATGAGAGCATCGCCGAATTGCCGTTCCTGAAGGAAGGCAAAGGCAAGAGCCTCGCCGAGGAGGCGCTGTCCTTCCTTGGCCGCACGGCGGAAAAGGTGCTCGACTCGATCGGCGACAAGGTGCCGGAAACGCCGTGGGAAAGCGGCCTGATCGGCGATCTGCTGTCGTTCTTCGCCGACCGCCTGAAGGTTCAGCTGCGCGACGAGGGTGCCCGCCACGATCTGGTCGACGCGGTCTTCGCGTTGGATGGTCAGGACGACCTCTGGCTGGTCGTCCGCCGCATCGAGGCGCTCGGCAAGTTCCTCGAAACCGACGATGGCGCCAATCTGCTCGCCGGTTACCGCCGCGCCGCCAACATCCTCAAGGCCGAGGAAAAGAAGGACGGCCGCAACTTCGACGGCGAACCGCAGACTAACCTGTTTGCCGAGGAAGCCGAAATCGCGCTGGCCAAGACCATCGACACCGCCAAGGAGTCGGTCGGGGAGGCGGTTGCGAAGGAAGACTTCGCCGCCGCGATGACCGCGCTCGCCGCGCTGCGCGCGCCGGTCGATACCTTCTTCGACGACATTCTCGTCAATGCCGACGATGCCGCCGTGCGCGAAAACCGCCTGCGTCTGCTGAACGAGATCCGCGAAGCAACCGCCACCGTCGCCGACTTCGATCGCATCGAGGCGTAG
- a CDS encoding DUF2207 domain-containing protein — protein MLRRVLFAVFAVLLSALPAAAAEQILFYGSDIVVEQSGDLVVTETIRVRAEGGEIKRGIFRDFPVRNVEPNGLYTKVGFEILEILRDGKAEPYHTERINDYVRIYIGDANVFIETGEYLYTIRYRTTRQIRFFKDYDELFWNVTGTRWSFPIMRAVATIHLPVGAEIMQSAGYTGGYGASGSDYRVTASSNSQIQFEATRILLAGEGLTVAVGFRKGILDAPSESDQFLRQMLDNLGFVLMGGGGLGLAAFFSLIWASIGRDPPRGTIIPLFEPPEGLSPAAVSYLHFMGFKSSGSSSTKAFIAALLSLAVKGRLTIDDTDKKKIAVEKGEGDEYGLPSGERAIWNALLKKRDRFVFERANGTTVKSAQSRFRSALLREHEGIFFKNNVFYVVIGVVFTIAAVVGYFVFQLPNEDQVFGVLIGLACGAGGTFVFSAGMRRLLGWIPGGGSKLLGILLTVLGAVILIFGFLAIVGGTSGWGALVSFIALLMGAMNIAFFHLVRAPTVVGRKVMDDVEGFRLYLETAEAERMNMKDAPDMSEKLFESYLPYAVALGVEKPWSKALAAHIARTVPNPDTYHYHPYWYRGSDFQPDRFSTAASGLVSSIGASVSSAMPKSSGSSGSGGGGFSGGGGGGGGGGGW, from the coding sequence ATGCTGCGTCGTGTTCTTTTCGCTGTTTTCGCTGTCCTGTTGAGCGCGCTGCCGGCTGCGGCGGCTGAGCAGATCCTGTTCTACGGCAGCGACATCGTCGTCGAGCAGAGCGGCGATCTCGTCGTCACCGAAACCATCCGCGTGCGCGCCGAAGGCGGCGAGATCAAGCGCGGCATCTTTCGTGATTTCCCCGTCCGCAATGTCGAGCCGAACGGGCTCTACACCAAGGTGGGCTTCGAGATCCTGGAAATCCTGCGCGATGGCAAGGCGGAGCCGTATCACACCGAGCGGATCAACGATTATGTCCGCATCTATATCGGCGATGCCAATGTGTTCATCGAGACCGGCGAATATCTCTACACGATCCGCTATCGCACCACGCGGCAGATCCGATTCTTCAAGGATTACGACGAGCTCTTCTGGAACGTGACCGGCACCCGCTGGTCGTTCCCGATCATGCGCGCGGTCGCCACAATCCATTTGCCGGTGGGCGCCGAGATCATGCAGTCGGCGGGCTACACCGGCGGCTATGGGGCGAGCGGCTCGGACTACCGGGTGACGGCGAGCAGCAATTCCCAGATTCAGTTCGAAGCGACCCGCATTCTGCTTGCGGGCGAGGGGCTGACGGTTGCCGTCGGCTTCCGCAAGGGCATTCTCGACGCGCCGAGCGAGTCGGATCAGTTCCTGCGCCAGATGCTGGACAATTTGGGCTTCGTCCTGATGGGGGGCGGCGGGCTCGGCCTTGCCGCGTTCTTTTCCCTTATCTGGGCTAGCATTGGACGTGATCCGCCGCGCGGCACGATAATTCCGCTGTTCGAACCGCCTGAGGGCCTGTCGCCGGCCGCGGTCTCCTACCTGCACTTCATGGGCTTCAAGTCGAGCGGGTCGAGTTCGACCAAGGCCTTCATTGCCGCGCTGCTCTCGCTCGCGGTCAAAGGCAGGCTGACCATCGACGACACCGACAAGAAAAAGATCGCGGTCGAGAAGGGCGAGGGTGACGAGTACGGGCTCCCGTCCGGCGAACGCGCGATCTGGAACGCCCTACTCAAGAAGCGTGACCGTTTCGTCTTCGAACGGGCGAACGGCACCACCGTGAAAAGCGCGCAATCGCGGTTCAGATCGGCGCTGCTGCGCGAGCACGAAGGCATCTTCTTCAAGAACAACGTGTTCTATGTGGTCATCGGGGTCGTGTTCACGATCGCCGCCGTCGTCGGCTATTTCGTCTTCCAGCTTCCGAACGAGGACCAGGTTTTCGGTGTCCTGATCGGGCTCGCCTGCGGCGCGGGCGGCACCTTCGTGTTTTCCGCCGGCATGCGCCGTCTGCTCGGCTGGATCCCCGGCGGCGGCTCGAAGCTGCTCGGCATCTTGTTGACGGTGCTCGGCGCCGTGATCCTGATCTTCGGCTTCCTCGCCATTGTCGGCGGCACCAGCGGCTGGGGCGCACTCGTCAGCTTCATCGCGCTGCTGATGGGCGCCATGAACATCGCCTTCTTCCATCTGGTGCGCGCGCCGACCGTGGTCGGCCGCAAGGTGATGGACGATGTCGAGGGCTTCCGTCTCTATCTGGAAACGGCAGAGGCCGAGCGCATGAACATGAAGGATGCGCCGGATATGTCGGAGAAGCTGTTTGAGAGTTATCTGCCCTATGCGGTGGCGCTCGGCGTCGAAAAGCCGTGGTCGAAGGCGCTTGCCGCCCATATCGCCCGTACGGTGCCAAACCCGGATACCTACCACTACCATCCGTACTGGTATCGCGGCTCGGACTTCCAGCCGGACCGGTTCTCGACCGCAGCCTCCGGGCTCGTCTCCTCCATCGGTGCCTCGGTGTCGAGCGCGATGCCGAAATCGTCGGGCTCGTCGGGCTCCGGCGGCGGCGGTTTTTCCGGCGGTGGCGGCGGTGGCGGCGGCGGCGGCGGCTGGTAA
- a CDS encoding S49 family peptidase produces the protein MAVPLRPGVSLASLAAPLKKAFSMKKAPAVAIVINSPGGSPVQSNLIYKRIRALAEENEKDVLVFVEDVAASGGYMIALAGDEIVADPSSIVGSIGVVSQGFGFVGLIDKLGIERRVYTAGTRKAILDAFAPENEDDIEHLKSLQAEIHETFIDMVKGRRGDILRDDEDLFSGLFWTGTQARDLGLVDQIGDIRSVLRERFGESVEMKLVSAEKRFPWSRGNGAGVFAGLKSEASLAEDMVAALETRALWQRYGL, from the coding sequence ATGGCCGTGCCGCTGCGTCCCGGCGTGTCGCTCGCGAGCCTCGCCGCGCCGTTGAAGAAGGCCTTCTCGATGAAGAAGGCGCCGGCAGTGGCGATCGTCATCAATTCGCCTGGCGGCTCGCCGGTGCAGTCCAATCTGATCTACAAGCGCATCCGCGCGCTGGCGGAAGAAAACGAGAAGGACGTCCTCGTCTTCGTCGAGGATGTCGCGGCCTCCGGCGGCTACATGATCGCGCTTGCCGGCGATGAGATCGTCGCCGACCCGTCCTCGATCGTCGGTTCCATTGGCGTCGTGTCGCAGGGCTTCGGCTTCGTCGGGCTGATCGATAAGCTCGGCATCGAACGCCGCGTCTACACCGCCGGCACCCGCAAGGCGATCCTCGATGCCTTCGCGCCGGAAAACGAAGACGATATCGAGCACCTGAAGAGTCTGCAGGCGGAGATCCACGAGACCTTCATCGACATGGTGAAGGGCCGCCGCGGCGATATCCTGCGCGACGATGAGGATCTGTTCTCCGGTCTGTTCTGGACCGGCACGCAGGCCCGCGATCTTGGCCTCGTCGACCAGATCGGCGATATCCGCTCCGTCCTGCGCGAACGCTTCGGCGAGAGTGTTGAGATGAAGCTCGTGTCGGCCGAAAAGCGCTTTCCCTGGTCGCGTGGCAATGGGGCAGGGGTGTTTGCGGGTCTGAAATCGGAGGCTTCGCTCGCCGAAGACATGGTCGCCGCGCTCGAGACGCGCGCGCTGTGGCAGCGCTACGGCCTATAA
- a CDS encoding 4-(cytidine 5'-diphospho)-2-C-methyl-D-erythritol kinase, with protein sequence MITIEARAKVNLALHITGRRADGYHLLDSLVVFPEIGDWIAAEPDRLLSLRISGPFGNALDDGPSNLVLQAARRLAEKASSDGHTVAGARIVLDKHLPVASGIGGGSADAAATLTALCELWSLPYRADDLGDLTLSLGADVPMCMAGVALKASGIGEIVEPVAGLPAFHMVLVNPGVAVSTPAVFTALAKRDNSPLPALPASFDTAAELASFLATCRNDLEAPARALEPVIGDVLDALVAAPDCLIARMSGSGATCFGLFTDEAAAGEAAARIASSRSDWWIRSGPVSSRTSPSCD encoded by the coding sequence ATGATCACGATCGAGGCGCGCGCCAAGGTCAATCTCGCACTCCACATCACCGGGCGCCGGGCGGATGGCTATCATCTGCTCGACAGTCTGGTTGTGTTTCCCGAAATCGGCGACTGGATTGCGGCCGAGCCCGACCGGCTGCTTTCGCTGCGCATCAGCGGACCGTTCGGCAATGCGCTCGACGACGGTCCCAGCAATCTCGTTTTACAGGCCGCGCGGCGCCTCGCCGAGAAGGCGAGCAGCGATGGGCACACGGTTGCCGGCGCGCGGATCGTGCTCGACAAGCATCTGCCGGTGGCATCCGGGATCGGCGGCGGTTCGGCGGATGCGGCGGCGACGCTGACAGCGCTGTGCGAACTTTGGTCCCTACCCTATCGCGCAGATGACCTCGGCGACCTGACGCTGTCGCTCGGCGCCGACGTGCCGATGTGCATGGCCGGTGTGGCGCTGAAAGCAAGCGGCATCGGCGAGATCGTCGAGCCGGTGGCGGGCCTGCCGGCTTTCCATATGGTGCTGGTCAATCCGGGCGTCGCGGTGTCAACGCCGGCGGTGTTCACGGCACTGGCGAAGCGCGACAACTCGCCACTTCCGGCTCTTCCCGCCAGCTTCGACACCGCAGCAGAGCTCGCGAGCTTCCTCGCCACCTGCCGCAACGACCTCGAGGCGCCGGCGCGCGCGCTTGAACCTGTGATCGGCGATGTGCTCGACGCACTTGTCGCCGCCCCAGACTGCCTGATTGCCCGCATGTCGGGATCCGGCGCGACGTGCTTCGGCCTCTTCACAGACGAGGCGGCAGCCGGTGAGGCCGCCGCCCGTATCGCTTCATCCCGCTCCGACTGGTGGATCAGGAGTGGGCCGGTTTCTTCTCGTACCAGCCCTTCGTGCGATTGA
- a CDS encoding glycine--tRNA ligase subunit alpha encodes MSEAALPTHMRPQNSFQGLILTLQRFWADQGCVVLQPYDMEVGAGTFHPATTLRSLGPKHWRAAYVQPSRRPTDGRYGENPNRLQHYYQFQVILKPSPDNLQQLYLDSLAAIGIDNRLHDIRFVEDDWESPTLGAWGLGWECWCDGMEVSQFTYFQQVAGFECAPVSGELTYGLERLAMYVQGVDNVYDLNFNGREGAEKITYGDVFLQAEKEYSKHNFEIADTEMLLRHFRDAEEECRRILKAGEAEEDGALHACALPAYDQCIKASHVFNLLDARGVISVTERQSYILRVRELAKACGAAWLKTEGGGATIAS; translated from the coding sequence ATGTCGGAAGCCGCGCTCCCCACCCACATGCGCCCGCAGAACTCGTTCCAGGGCCTGATCCTGACGCTCCAGCGCTTCTGGGCCGATCAGGGCTGTGTCGTGCTGCAGCCCTACGACATGGAAGTCGGCGCCGGCACCTTCCACCCGGCAACGACGCTGCGCTCGCTCGGGCCGAAACACTGGCGCGCCGCCTATGTGCAGCCCTCGCGCCGCCCGACCGACGGCCGCTATGGCGAGAACCCGAACCGGCTGCAGCACTACTACCAGTTCCAGGTCATCCTGAAGCCGTCGCCGGACAATCTGCAGCAGCTCTATCTCGACAGCCTCGCGGCGATCGGCATCGACAACCGGCTGCACGATATCCGCTTCGTCGAGGACGACTGGGAGAGCCCGACGCTCGGCGCCTGGGGGCTTGGCTGGGAATGCTGGTGCGACGGCATGGAAGTCTCGCAGTTCACCTATTTCCAGCAGGTCGCGGGCTTTGAATGCGCGCCGGTCTCGGGCGAGCTGACCTACGGGCTCGAACGCCTCGCCATGTATGTGCAGGGCGTCGACAACGTCTATGACCTCAACTTCAACGGTCGCGAGGGCGCGGAAAAGATCACCTATGGTGACGTCTTCCTGCAGGCCGAGAAGGAATATTCGAAGCACAATTTCGAGATAGCCGACACCGAGATGCTGCTGCGCCACTTCCGCGACGCTGAAGAGGAATGCCGCCGTATCCTGAAAGCCGGCGAGGCCGAGGAAGACGGCGCGCTGCACGCCTGCGCGCTGCCCGCCTACGACCAGTGCATCAAGGCCAGCCACGTCTTCAATCTGTTGGACGCCCGCGGCGTGATCTCGGTCACCGAGCGCCAGAGCTACATCCTGCGCGTGCGCGAACTGGCGAAAGCCTGCGGCGCCGCCTGGCTGAAGACCGAGGGCGGCGGGGCGACGATCGCGAGCTAA
- the arsB gene encoding arsenical-resistance protein has translation MNVFERYLTVWVALCIVVGIALGHWFPALFQAIGAAEIANVNLPVAVLIWVMVIPMLIRIDFAALTKVREHWRGIGVTLFVNWAVKPFSMALLGWLFIAGLFREYLPADQIDSYIAGLIILAAAPCTAMVFVWSNLSDGEPHFTLSQVALNDTIMVFAFAPIVAFLLGISAIIVPWETLILSVLLFIVVPVIISQIIRRAVLSSGGEAGIARLLGVLSPASVVALLTTLVLLFGFQGNRIVEQPMIIALLAVPILIQVYFNSGLAYLLNRWSGEAHCVAAPSALIGASNFFELAVATAISLFGFESGAALATVVGVLVEVPVMLSVVAIVNRTKGWYEKKPAHS, from the coding sequence ATGAACGTTTTTGAACGCTACCTGACCGTCTGGGTCGCGCTGTGCATCGTCGTCGGCATCGCGCTCGGCCACTGGTTCCCGGCTCTGTTCCAGGCAATCGGCGCGGCCGAGATCGCCAACGTCAATCTGCCGGTCGCCGTCCTCATCTGGGTGATGGTCATCCCGATGCTGATCCGCATCGATTTCGCGGCGCTGACCAAGGTGCGTGAGCACTGGCGCGGCATCGGCGTCACCCTGTTCGTCAACTGGGCGGTGAAGCCGTTCTCGATGGCGCTGCTCGGCTGGCTGTTCATCGCCGGCCTGTTCCGCGAATATCTGCCGGCCGACCAGATCGACTCCTACATCGCCGGCCTGATCATCCTCGCCGCCGCACCCTGCACGGCGATGGTCTTCGTCTGGTCGAACCTGTCGGACGGCGAACCGCATTTCACCCTGTCGCAGGTGGCGCTGAACGACACCATCATGGTGTTCGCCTTTGCGCCGATCGTCGCCTTCCTGCTCGGCATTTCGGCGATCATCGTGCCTTGGGAAACGCTGATCCTGTCGGTGCTGCTGTTCATCGTCGTGCCGGTGATCATTTCCCAGATCATCCGCCGCGCCGTGCTGTCGTCGGGCGGCGAGGCCGGCATCGCCCGCCTGCTCGGCGTCTTGTCGCCGGCCTCGGTCGTCGCGCTGCTGACGACGCTGGTGCTGCTGTTCGGTTTCCAGGGCAACAGAATTGTCGAACAGCCGATGATCATCGCGCTGCTTGCCGTGCCTATCCTGATCCAGGTCTATTTCAACTCAGGGCTCGCCTATCTGCTCAACCGCTGGAGCGGCGAGGCGCATTGCGTGGCAGCCCCGTCGGCGCTGATCGGCGCATCGAACTTCTTCGAACTCGCGGTGGCGACCGCAATCAGCCTGTTCGGCTTCGAATCCGGCGCAGCGCTCGCCACCGTGGTCGGCGTGCTCGTCGAGGTGCCGGTGATGCTGTCGGTGGTGGCGATCGTCAATCGCACGAAGGGCTGGTACGAGAAGAAACCGGCCCACTCCTGA